Proteins encoded together in one Chitinophaga sp. LS1 window:
- a CDS encoding HlyD family secretion protein, producing MKKHLIILILVAATLSACNKKEAAYDASGTFEAVETIVSAEASGNIKSLDVEEGQVLKAGQVVGYIDSIQLILKKKQLQAQISAVLSGRPDISAQTAALQEQLRQAERERDRTENLLKADAATRKQLDDAVSQVAIVKKQIAATQSSLGITTTNLKDQAAPLQAQIQQIDDQLDKCRLTNPIDGTVLTKYAEAGEVTSPGKAVYKIAALNTIILRAYLTGDQLSLVKPGQQVKVLVDNMKDQTGTIEWISNKAEFTPKTIQTKDERANLVYALKVRVHNDGFLKIGMYGEIKL from the coding sequence ATGAAAAAGCATCTAATCATACTCATACTCGTCGCTGCTACCCTCTCAGCTTGTAATAAAAAAGAAGCAGCATACGACGCATCCGGAACTTTCGAAGCAGTGGAAACGATTGTATCTGCAGAGGCTTCCGGCAATATCAAATCACTGGATGTTGAAGAAGGACAAGTGCTGAAAGCCGGTCAGGTAGTGGGTTATATCGACAGCATTCAACTCATACTGAAAAAGAAACAATTACAGGCACAGATCAGTGCAGTACTGAGCGGCCGTCCGGATATCTCTGCACAAACTGCCGCTTTGCAGGAACAACTGAGACAGGCAGAAAGAGAAAGAGATCGTACGGAGAATTTACTCAAAGCAGATGCTGCGACCCGCAAACAACTGGATGATGCAGTTTCACAGGTAGCTATTGTGAAAAAACAAATCGCCGCGACACAGTCTTCTCTCGGTATTACGACTACCAACCTAAAAGATCAGGCAGCCCCTTTACAGGCACAGATCCAACAAATCGATGATCAACTGGATAAATGCAGACTAACAAATCCTATTGATGGCACTGTCCTTACCAAGTATGCAGAAGCAGGCGAAGTAACGAGTCCCGGCAAGGCCGTGTACAAGATCGCTGCTTTGAATACCATCATTTTAAGAGCCTACCTGACGGGGGATCAGCTGTCTCTTGTAAAACCTGGTCAACAGGTGAAAGTATTGGTTGATAACATGAAGGATCAAACAGGCACCATCGAATGGATCAGTAATAAAGCAGAGTTCACCCCTAAGACGATTCAGACAAAAGATGAAAGAGCCAACCTCGTATATGCCCTCAAAGTGCGCGTACATAATGACGGATTTCTGAAAATAGGGATGTACGGAGAGATTAAATTATAA
- a CDS encoding TolC family protein: protein MKYYVLLLLFSLSARGQLTLPECHRLAEQHYPLTKRYDLISKSAAYTIDNLKKGYLPQFSLNAQATYQSAVTQIPISIPGVNIPALNKDQYKATAQLDQVIYDGGEIAKQQELQKSNEVVSRQQLQADLYALKDRINQLYFGILLADEQLKQNDLMLADLQLGLKKTQAALDNGTAFRSNADLINAEILATQQHNIEIASSREAYANMLSLFIGAPVTSLEKPASLSLNDSIHRPELLSFDAQQRSLLLQDQLLTVGTRPKVGFYIQGGYGRPGLNMLDNSFRAYYLGGIRFSWSPSAFYTLKKKRAQIVVNQQEIAVQKETFLFNTAMTVQQESAAVNKYQQLMTSDDAIIKLRSQVKTAAIAQLENGVITGNDFLKEVNDENLARQNKSLHEMQWLLSQYNQQTTTGNL from the coding sequence ATGAAATACTACGTCCTGCTACTATTATTTTCGTTGTCTGCCAGGGGGCAACTCACCTTGCCGGAATGCCACCGGCTGGCGGAACAGCATTATCCGCTGACGAAAAGATATGACCTGATCAGCAAATCGGCGGCGTACACGATTGACAACCTGAAAAAGGGATACCTACCGCAGTTTTCCCTGAATGCACAGGCCACTTACCAATCTGCCGTGACGCAGATACCGATCAGCATACCGGGGGTGAACATACCAGCCTTGAACAAGGACCAATATAAGGCCACGGCGCAACTGGACCAGGTGATTTATGATGGAGGTGAAATTGCGAAACAGCAGGAGCTGCAAAAGAGCAATGAGGTCGTGTCAAGGCAGCAGTTGCAGGCAGATCTGTATGCGCTCAAAGACAGAATTAACCAGCTGTATTTTGGGATTCTGCTGGCGGATGAACAGTTGAAACAAAATGACCTGATGCTGGCAGACCTGCAACTGGGGTTGAAGAAAACACAGGCCGCGCTGGATAATGGGACGGCTTTTCGGAGTAATGCAGATCTGATCAATGCAGAAATACTGGCTACCCAGCAACATAATATTGAAATTGCCAGTAGCCGCGAGGCTTATGCTAACATGCTCTCTTTATTTATTGGTGCTCCGGTCACCTCGTTGGAGAAACCAGCTTCTTTATCGCTCAACGATAGCATTCATCGTCCGGAATTATTATCCTTTGATGCGCAACAGAGATCTTTACTGCTACAGGATCAGCTATTGACGGTAGGTACCCGGCCCAAGGTTGGTTTCTATATTCAGGGGGGATATGGCCGACCAGGATTGAATATGCTGGACAATAGTTTTCGGGCTTACTATCTCGGAGGTATTCGCTTCAGCTGGTCTCCTTCAGCCTTTTACACCCTGAAGAAAAAGAGAGCGCAGATCGTCGTAAACCAGCAGGAAATAGCGGTACAAAAAGAAACCTTCTTGTTTAACACAGCTATGACTGTACAACAGGAATCTGCGGCAGTGAACAAATACCAGCAATTAATGACGTCTGACGATGCAATTATCAAATTGCGTTCACAGGTCAAAACTGCGGCTATCGCCCAATTGGAGAATGGCGTGATCACCGGCAATGACTTTCTGAAAGAAGTAAATGATGAAAATCTGGCCAGACAAAATAAGTCCCTCCACGAAATGCAATGGCTGCTCTCACAATATAATCAACAAACTACTACAGGTAATCTATGA
- a CDS encoding TetR/AcrR family transcriptional regulator: protein MEEKSISTEEKIKAAARTIFTRKGYAATKTRDIAEEAGMNLALLNYYFRSKEKLFSIVMAENLKKLFGILAPTLNDKSKSLDEKIAYIATSYIDMLFLNPDLPLFVLSELRQNPVWLRETLNVDAYVIGSHFMQQLQEKKKDINPIHFLMSFLGMLIFPFAARPILQGTAALTDEQYNQLMEERKKLIPIWLKCMLE, encoded by the coding sequence ATGGAAGAGAAGAGCATTTCAACGGAAGAAAAGATTAAAGCCGCCGCCAGGACGATTTTCACCAGAAAAGGGTATGCCGCTACCAAGACCCGTGACATTGCAGAAGAGGCTGGAATGAACCTGGCCCTGTTGAATTATTACTTCCGTAGTAAGGAGAAGTTGTTTTCAATTGTGATGGCCGAAAACCTGAAAAAGCTGTTTGGCATACTGGCGCCGACGCTGAATGATAAAAGTAAATCGCTGGATGAGAAGATTGCTTATATCGCCACAAGTTATATAGATATGCTTTTTCTGAATCCGGACCTGCCTTTATTTGTGCTGAGTGAATTGAGGCAAAACCCTGTCTGGCTGCGGGAAACGCTGAATGTAGATGCCTATGTGATCGGGTCCCACTTTATGCAGCAGTTACAGGAGAAAAAGAAAGATATCAATCCGATACATTTCCTGATGTCGTTTTTGGGGATGCTGATCTTTCCATTTGCCGCCCGGCCCATACTGCAGGGAACCGCAGCATTAACCGATGAACAGTATAATCAGCTAATGGAAGAACGTAAGAAGCTGATTCCCATCTGGCTGAAATGTATGCTTGAATAA
- a CDS encoding cupin domain-containing protein, with product MEIIRTGTQPSGKGPAEYFTGSVRIDPLNNPPDPARVAMALVTFEPGARTAWHTHPLGQTLIVTAGSGWVQKEGGPREEIHPGDVVWFTPGEKHWHGATATTGMSHIAIQEKLNGSPVDWMEQVTEEQYNKTHE from the coding sequence ATGGAAATAATCAGAACCGGCACTCAGCCATCAGGAAAAGGCCCCGCCGAGTACTTCACTGGGTCTGTTAGAATTGATCCTTTAAATAATCCTCCCGATCCGGCCCGCGTAGCCATGGCCCTGGTCACTTTTGAACCCGGCGCCCGTACTGCCTGGCATACTCACCCCTTAGGGCAGACCCTGATCGTCACCGCTGGCAGTGGTTGGGTACAAAAGGAAGGCGGTCCCAGGGAGGAAATTCACCCTGGCGATGTCGTGTGGTTTACCCCCGGTGAAAAACACTGGCACGGCGCTACTGCCACCACTGGCATGAGCCACATCGCCATACAGGAAAAACTAAATGGTTCCCCCGTAGATTGGATGGAACAGGTAACGGAAGAACAGTATAACAAAACGCATGAGTAA